In Shewanella sp. MR-4, the genomic stretch GGCAGCAATGATTATCTTGATGCTCTTTATGATCATCATCGTCGTGATCATGGTCGTGTGAGTGACTGTGTGAATGTCCATGCGAGTGGCCGTGTGAATGCCCGAGTGAATGTCCATGGCCGTGGGAATGGTGATCTTTCAACAGGAACACACTCAATACGTTCACGCTTAAGCCAATCAGGGCGACAAAAATCGCTTCATTAAAGTGAATATCCTCAGGATTAATCAAGCGCATGCCCGACTCAATTAACATCACTAAGGCCACTAAGCCTAAGGCGATGGCGCTGGTGTAACCGCCAAGCACACTCACCTTTCCTGTACCAAAGGCAAAGGCCGGATCATTGGCATGCTTACGGGCATAGGAATAGGCAAACAGGGTGATCATAAAGGCGGCGGCGTGGGTGCCCATATGCCAACCATCGGCCAGCAAGGCCATAGAGCCATAAAGGGTCCCCGCCACAATCTCGGCCACCATGGTAATCACGGTGAGATACAACACATAGCGAGTGTTTTTTTCGCCCGCCGTATTTTGGTTAGAAAATCCATGGGAATGCTGCCACTGCGCGACAGAATGCCCAAGCCCGGTACTCTGCATCGGCTTCTCGGTTGAAGATGTTGTTTTCATTATTTTTTCCTAAGCGATTTCCCTAGCTTGCATAAATGAGTGAGCGTAAATTCATGCAGCAAGAGCAAACTCGCTGTGGTGATTGATGACTTCTGTCGCCAGTTTAGTTTGAAAATCAAAATATATAAATATCAAAATAATCATTTTTCAAACTATTTGCACAACTGTTGCTAAATATCACAGGAGTAAACGCAGGCAAAACCAGCCCCGCAAGTGTTTAGCAATGACGCCATCGCTTAGGCAAGACTAAGCACAACAGCTCAGGAGATTGAAATAAAGAACGGGATAAACGCTATGGGACAAATAACACAAAGGCGCTTAAATCAATCGACTTAAGCGCCTCTGCATGGGAAGGGATTTGAAAGCAATATCAGAACATGGATACAAAGAATGCACTGAAAAATAAAGCAATTACAACTGTCGTACCTAGCGCCATTTTTAGTTCGGTGGTCATATTCACTCTCCTAGTTGGTATAACCCCATTATTATCAAGGCTGAGATAAATGCCTATATTGAGATAGTTATTTTGTGAGCAAGAGCTAAATAATAGTGCGCTTTTCACACCGCTCGGGCTGACAAAGTGATACAGCTCACATTACACCCTCTTCCCTAGCGCACGTAATTATCGAAATCAAGATTGGGCAATCCATTTATTCGATTAACATTCCGGCATGACTTACGGCAAATTTTGATATACTGCCGACGTAATTCATTGACCGAGATAATCCTATGTCACAACTGTTACACACCATGCTTCGCGTCGGTAACTTAGAACGCAGTATCGCTTTTTACACTCAAGTGCTGGGCATGAAGCTGCTACGCACCTCCAAAAATCCAGAGTACAAATATTCCCTCGCCTTCGTGGGTTACGGTGAAGAATCAACGGGTCAGGCCGTCATCGAGTTAACCTACAACTGGGGAACGGAAAAATACGATCTCGGCACGGCCTTTGGTCATATTGCCATCGGTGATGAAGACATTTATGCCCGCTGTGAAGCCATTGCCGCTGCGGGTGGTAAAGTCACCCGCGCGCCCGGCCCTGTTGCTGGCGGCACCACTGAAATCGCGTTTGTGGAAGATCCCGACGGTTATAAGATTGAATTTATTCAAATGAAGTCGGCGACCCAAGGTTTAGGTTAAGCCTTTAATCTTCCCGCCAGATATGAAAACGGCGTTTGCATGCCCTGCAAACGCCGTTTTCTTTACTCATTGATAAATGCCAACACTACAGATTATCGCTTGCCCTCGGCGGCCATCGCGATACGGCTGCTGCGCTTCTTCTGCCAAATGGGTAAACGCCACGCGAGCAACAAACCAAAGCCGAGGATATACAGACTCGGTTCGATAATTTCGGATTTTACCGACCAATAAAAATGAATGGGCGCAAGTAGCGCCACCAAATACACGCCATTGTGCAGCGTTTGCCAACGGCGGCCCATTTTACGCATTAAGGCTTTAAAGGACGTCAGCGCTAGCGCGGTGACTATCACATAGGCCAGAGCGCCTACTAAAATATAAGGCCGTTTCGCTACCTCGCTAAAGAATAACTCCCAGGCAAACAGCAGATCTAAACTAAAAAACGCCACAATATGCAAAGTCGCATAGGCAAACACATACAAGCCAACCAAGCGGCGCGTCTGCATCAACCAGCCTAACTTTAATCCCTTAGCAAGGGGAGAAATCAGCAGCGTAGCCGCCAACGCATTTAAAGCGCCAATGCCCGTAAAGTGGATAATATGCTGCACAGGATCGCCGCCAGCACGGCCCGACAGCACAGTAAAAACCAACCAAACAATCGGGATAAGCCCAATCAAATGAAAGACTAATTTTACCCAGAGCAGCTGTTTTGGTGTGACTCTTAACGCCGTGATGTTGAACATAAGACTCCTACTCTTTTTGCCCTTTAAAAGCGCTGACCTATTTGCAGCTTTTGCAGCTCGTTCGCTAGGCGCAATCGACTGCGCCTAAGAATACGGCCGCCATAGGTTAATAAAATTGCCTTAAATCCATGCCTTCATATAAAGAAGCGACAAATTCGCCATAGCCATTAAAGGGCAAGGTATCGATACGTTTTGCCGAGAACAACCCACCCTCGCCGATGCGCCGCTCACTCGCCTGCGACCAACGGGGATGATCCACCGCAGGATTCACATTGGCATAAAAACCATACTCATGGGGCGCGAGTTGATTCCAACTGGTGGGTGGCTGCTTGTCCATCACCCGAATGCGGACAATGGATTTAATGCTCTTAAAACCGTATTTCCAAGGCACCACTAAGCGAATTGGCGCGCCGTTTTGCGGCGGCAAAGTTTTTCCGTAGAGTCCGACCGACATCAGCGTCAGCTCATTCATCGCCTCGGCAATGGTTAGACCTTCCACATAGGGATAATGAATACCGCCGCCCATTAAACGGCTCTTTTGTCCCGGCATTTGCTCGGGATCGAAGGCCGTTTCAAAGGCAACATACTTACCTTTACTGGTCACCCCGACTTTTTTCAATAAAGCGGCGAGTGGAAAGCCCACCCAGGGGATCACCATGGACCAAGCTTCGACGCAACGCAGCCGATAAATGCGTTCTTCTAGCGGAAATAGCTTAGTGAGATCTTGATAATCGAGCGTCATCGGGCGCTCCACTTCACCTTCGATACGTAATTGCCAAGGCTCGACCTTAAACTGCTGGGCGTTATCAGACGGATCCTGCTTGCTGGTACCAAACTCATAAAAGTTATTGTGGGTGGTGACCTTATCGACGGGCGTTAGCACTTCGTTCTTGCCAAAGCGCGCATTGGCCTCAAAGGTTAATGGCGTGGTGATAAAGCTAGTTTTGGGTTGTTCGCCAAACAGATCGAATAATCCCGCCTGCACATAACCCGGAATACTAGCCCCAATCGCGCCAAGGCCCATGGCTTTCACTATATGGCGGCGCGCCATAAACACCGATTCGGGTGTCACTTGATTATCTTGGATATGCCAGCGCGCTTTTTTCAAAATACCCGGTGTAAAACGTGATTGATTAGCCAATGGACACCTCTGCAAAAATAAATGTTATCTACCGACGCTTAACTCACCCTCAGCGCTCGCCCAAAAACCTCAGGTACATTTACCTGTGTTGATAAGCTGTAGGGATATAGACACAGATAACAGCAAAAAAATTTCATCCCTCACAGTATCTCAACTTAAGCGACTAAGTCTTGTTCATTTGAGTTACCGCCTAAACAGATTGTTTATTAAAGCACTTGAAGCCTTTTTTGGGGCATGCGACCCTAGGCGCCACAGCTAAAGGAGTGCTAGTAAGATGCCATTTTCTCAATCTTTTTCCCTCGCCCAGATCATCGGCCTACTCGCCGTGGCCTTTTTAGGACTGTTAATCGGTGCCCTGCTCAATCAACGTCTCACTCGTTCTCGCTGGCAACAGTTTAAAGACGAATTAGAGCAAGAAATGCGGCAGGTAAACGAAGACGCCGAGCTCTCCCTCGCCCAGCAGCAAATTTTAGTCGACGATAAAGACAGCCAACTGCGCCAGTGCCAACAGCGCTTAGAGCAAAAGATAGAACAACTGGGCAAAGCCGAAGCCATGGCCGAGCGCCTGCCGAGTTTAGAGCAACAACTTGCCGACAGCCATCGCCGCCAACTTGAGCTACAACTGGCCTTATCCAAATCCAATGCGATGCAACAAACCATTCAAGCCAAGGCTGATGCCCAGCAATCTGCGATGCAGGAAAAAATCGCCACTTTAGAAATGGCCGAAGTGCGCCTGCAAACTCAGTTTGAGAACCTTGCCAATCGAATTTTCGAAGAGCGCAGCGAAAGCTTTAAACATCAAAATGCGAACCAGTTAGAAGGCGTGCTCGGGCCGTTAAAGCAGCAGTTAGAAGGTTTTAGACAGCAAATTCGCGAATCCTACAACCATGAACAGTCGGAACGCAGCGCCCTTAAACATCAATTAGAACACCTGCGCGAGCTCAACTTAAAAATGAGCCAGGATGCCATTAACCTGACCAAAGCCTTAAAGGGCGATAACAAGCAGCAAGGCAACTGGGGCGAAGTGATTTTAGACCGCGTGCTGCAAGAAAGCGGCCTGCGTGAAGGTCACGAATACCACACCCAGCAGGATCTGAAGGACGACAGCGGCAAACGCTTTAAGCCGGATGTGATCGTACATTTGCCTGAAAATAAAGACGTGGTGATCGATGCCAAAATGTCGCTCATCAGCTACGAGCGCTATTTTAATAGCGAAGATCCGCTGGTGCGTGAACAGGCCATCAATGAACACGTTTTATCGATCCGAAATCATATTAAGGGCTTGAGTCAAAAGGATTATCAGCGTTTACACGGGCTAAAAAGCTTAGATTATGTGCTGATGTTTATCCCGATTGAACCCGCCTTCTTGCTGGCCCTAGAGCATGACCCAAGCCTAGTTAACTTTGCCCTTGAGCAAAATATTATGCTGGTCAGTCCAACCAACCTCTTGGTTGCCCTGCGAACAATCAATAATATCTGGCGTTACGAGTATCAAAACCAGCACGCCCAAACCATTGCCAA encodes the following:
- the msrP gene encoding protein-methionine-sulfoxide reductase catalytic subunit MsrP; this translates as MANQSRFTPGILKKARWHIQDNQVTPESVFMARRHIVKAMGLGAIGASIPGYVQAGLFDLFGEQPKTSFITTPLTFEANARFGKNEVLTPVDKVTTHNNFYEFGTSKQDPSDNAQQFKVEPWQLRIEGEVERPMTLDYQDLTKLFPLEERIYRLRCVEAWSMVIPWVGFPLAALLKKVGVTSKGKYVAFETAFDPEQMPGQKSRLMGGGIHYPYVEGLTIAEAMNELTLMSVGLYGKTLPPQNGAPIRLVVPWKYGFKSIKSIVRIRVMDKQPPTSWNQLAPHEYGFYANVNPAVDHPRWSQASERRIGEGGLFSAKRIDTLPFNGYGEFVASLYEGMDLRQFY
- the dmeF gene encoding CDF family Co(II)/Ni(II) efflux transporter DmeF, with the protein product MKTTSSTEKPMQSTGLGHSVAQWQHSHGFSNQNTAGEKNTRYVLYLTVITMVAEIVAGTLYGSMALLADGWHMGTHAAAFMITLFAYSYARKHANDPAFAFGTGKVSVLGGYTSAIALGLVALVMLIESGMRLINPEDIHFNEAIFVALIGLSVNVLSVFLLKDHHSHGHGHSLGHSHGHSHGHSHSHSHDHDHDDDDHKEHQDNHCCHGHDHHAADHDHDHDHDHDHDHDHDHDDHSHSHAQGHSHGHSHGHSGHDHNLRAAYFHVLADALTSVLAIAALLFGKYMGLTWLDPIMGIVGAIIISRWSWGLIQQTSPILLDGGVKASLQRKVRETIEAVPDHQVADLHIWRVSADHHAIMVSIVSHSPKEASYFNQLLTKFPELSHITIELHTCRQRECVAKEA
- the msrQ gene encoding protein-methionine-sulfoxide reductase heme-binding subunit MsrQ, whose amino-acid sequence is MFNITALRVTPKQLLWVKLVFHLIGLIPIVWLVFTVLSGRAGGDPVQHIIHFTGIGALNALAATLLISPLAKGLKLGWLMQTRRLVGLYVFAYATLHIVAFFSLDLLFAWELFFSEVAKRPYILVGALAYVIVTALALTSFKALMRKMGRRWQTLHNGVYLVALLAPIHFYWSVKSEIIEPSLYILGFGLLLAWRLPIWQKKRSSRIAMAAEGKR
- the gloA gene encoding lactoylglutathione lyase, which gives rise to MSQLLHTMLRVGNLERSIAFYTQVLGMKLLRTSKNPEYKYSLAFVGYGEESTGQAVIELTYNWGTEKYDLGTAFGHIAIGDEDIYARCEAIAAAGGKVTRAPGPVAGGTTEIAFVEDPDGYKIEFIQMKSATQGLG
- the rmuC gene encoding DNA recombination protein RmuC, coding for MPFSQSFSLAQIIGLLAVAFLGLLIGALLNQRLTRSRWQQFKDELEQEMRQVNEDAELSLAQQQILVDDKDSQLRQCQQRLEQKIEQLGKAEAMAERLPSLEQQLADSHRRQLELQLALSKSNAMQQTIQAKADAQQSAMQEKIATLEMAEVRLQTQFENLANRIFEERSESFKHQNANQLEGVLGPLKQQLEGFRQQIRESYNHEQSERSALKHQLEHLRELNLKMSQDAINLTKALKGDNKQQGNWGEVILDRVLQESGLREGHEYHTQQDLKDDSGKRFKPDVIVHLPENKDVVIDAKMSLISYERYFNSEDPLVREQAINEHVLSIRNHIKGLSQKDYQRLHGLKSLDYVLMFIPIEPAFLLALEHDPSLVNFALEQNIMLVSPTNLLVALRTINNIWRYEYQNQHAQTIAKQAGRIYDKLCGYLDDMEKLGRALDNAEKTYHSAMNKLSSGKGNLVRQAHLMQQLGVDTSKQLDKMLLEKALNEALDEGDAQDSSDDDTNRDTLLTHTEDATALEQ